The Sulfurimonas lithotrophica genome includes a region encoding these proteins:
- the ccoO gene encoding cytochrome-c oxidase, cbb3-type subunit II, translating into MFHWLEKHPFFFSVGVFVTIAFAGLVEILPNFAQASQPLVGTKPYSTLELAGRHVYIKNSCNACHSQLIRPFKSETDRYGHYSLSGEYAYDRPFLWGSKRTGPDLMRVGNYRTTDWHENHMKDPAGVVPGSIMPAYRWMFTNEADIETAYAEQLTVAQFFSVPYNKPVPMKDGSTAVVKMGSSVADAHALALAEAKEIAADMKDQSVKDAVANGKIPEIVAIIAYMNSLK; encoded by the coding sequence ATGTTTCATTGGTTAGAAAAACACCCGTTCTTTTTCTCAGTAGGTGTATTTGTTACAATCGCTTTTGCCGGTTTAGTTGAAATTCTTCCAAACTTTGCTCAAGCTTCTCAGCCTTTAGTTGGTACTAAGCCTTATTCAACTCTTGAATTAGCCGGTCGTCACGTATATATCAAGAACTCTTGTAATGCGTGTCATTCTCAGTTAATTCGTCCGTTTAAATCAGAAACTGACCGTTACGGTCACTACTCTTTAAGTGGTGAGTATGCATATGATCGTCCATTTTTATGGGGTTCTAAAAGAACAGGTCCGGATTTAATGCGTGTAGGTAACTATCGTACTACCGATTGGCATGAAAATCATATGAAAGATCCAGCTGGTGTTGTTCCGGGTTCTATTATGCCTGCTTACAGATGGATGTTCACAAACGAAGCTGATATAGAAACTGCTTATGCAGAACAATTAACAGTTGCTCAGTTCTTTTCTGTTCCATATAACAAACCGGTACCTATGAAAGATGGGTCAACTGCAGTAGTTAAAATGGGTTCAAGTGTTGCAGATGCTCACGCTTTAGCTTTAGCTGAGGCAAAAGAAATCGCGGCAGATATGAAAGATCAGAGTGTTAAAGATGCAGTTGCAAATGGCAAGATTCCTGAAATCGTAGCTATTATTGCATACATGAACAGTCTTAAATAG
- the ccoN gene encoding cytochrome-c oxidase, cbb3-type subunit I — protein MENRPLEYDYTVAKMFMLTTVLLGAVGMLIGVILAFQMAFPELNLVLGEGLAEYTNFSRLRPLHTDAVIFGFTLSGIFATWYYVGQRVLKVSMAESGFLMFLGKLHFWLYLVVVVAVVVSLFAGVTTSKEYAEFEWPIDIAVVVVWVIFGLSIFGLIGIRREKALYISIWYYIATFLGIAMLYLFNNMEVPTMLATSPAGESSIGAWYHSVSMYAGTNDALVEWWYGHNAVAFGFTVPIVAMIYYFLPKESGQAIYSYKLSLLSFWGLMFVYLWAGGHHLLYSTVPDWMQTMGSIFSVILILPSWGSAINMLLTMKGEWQQVAASPLIKFMVLGSTFYMFSTLEGPIQAIKSVNAIAHFTDWIVGHVHDGVLGWVGFMIMASLFHMAPRVFKREIYSKSLMAAQFWIQTVGVVLYFTSMWISGITQGMMWRAHDEFGNLAYSFIDTVTVLHPYYTIRGIGGLLYLVGFFMFAYNIYKTMSARPVEESELQSASPMGA, from the coding sequence ATGGAGAATCGTCCATTAGAGTACGACTATACAGTTGCAAAGATGTTCATGCTAACTACAGTTCTTTTAGGTGCTGTCGGTATGTTAATCGGTGTAATTTTGGCATTTCAGATGGCATTTCCTGAACTTAACTTGGTTCTAGGAGAAGGTCTTGCAGAATACACTAACTTTAGTCGTCTTCGTCCGCTGCACACAGATGCAGTAATCTTTGGTTTTACGCTAAGTGGTATTTTCGCTACTTGGTATTATGTTGGTCAGCGTGTTTTAAAAGTATCAATGGCAGAGTCAGGTTTTTTGATGTTTTTAGGAAAATTACACTTTTGGTTATACTTGGTAGTAGTTGTTGCAGTTGTTGTATCACTATTTGCAGGTGTAACTACATCAAAAGAGTATGCTGAATTTGAATGGCCAATCGACATCGCTGTTGTTGTTGTATGGGTAATTTTTGGTTTAAGTATTTTCGGTTTAATCGGTATCCGTCGTGAAAAAGCATTGTATATTTCAATTTGGTACTATATTGCTACTTTCTTAGGTATAGCTATGCTTTACTTATTCAATAATATGGAAGTTCCTACAATGTTAGCTACATCACCTGCAGGTGAGAGTAGTATCGGTGCTTGGTATCACTCAGTATCTATGTATGCCGGTACTAACGATGCATTAGTTGAATGGTGGTACGGACACAATGCAGTTGCATTTGGTTTTACAGTACCTATTGTTGCTATGATTTATTACTTTTTACCAAAAGAATCTGGTCAAGCAATCTATTCTTATAAATTATCGTTACTTTCTTTCTGGGGATTAATGTTTGTTTACCTATGGGCTGGTGGTCACCACCTTCTTTATTCAACTGTTCCTGATTGGATGCAGACTATGGGTTCAATTTTCTCTGTAATATTAATTCTTCCATCATGGGGTTCAGCAATCAATATGCTACTTACAATGAAGGGTGAATGGCAACAAGTTGCGGCATCCCCGTTAATTAAGTTTATGGTTCTTGGATCTACATTCTATATGTTCTCAACATTAGAAGGTCCTATTCAAGCGATTAAATCGGTTAACGCTATTGCACACTTTACTGACTGGATTGTTGGTCACGTACATGACGGTGTACTTGGTTGGGTTGGATTCATGATTATGGCTTCACTTTTCCATATGGCTCCACGTGTATTTAAGCGTGAAATTTACTCAAAAAGCTTAATGGCTGCACAATTCTGGATTCAAACTGTAGGTGTTGTTTTATACTTCACTTCTATGTGGATTTCAGGTATCACTCAAGGTATGATGTGGCGTGCTCACGATGAGTTTGGTAACTTAGCTTACTCATTTATCGATACTGTTACAGTTCTTCACCCTTATTACACTATTCGTGGAATCGGTGGTTTACTATACTTAGTTGGTTTCTTTATGTTTGCTTATAACATTTACAAAACTATGTCTGCTCGTCCTGTTGAAGAGTCTGAGCTACAATCTGCATCGCCTATGGGCGCTTAA
- a CDS encoding cytochrome c oxidase, cbb3-type, CcoQ subunit, translated as MEIAQLQAYGYFILTTTLVVILYGYIYHLYTKRKDSDGHDYEDYGNLALKDDVTDTPVSAISDDKEK; from the coding sequence GTGGAAATTGCACAACTTCAAGCTTATGGTTATTTTATCTTGACAACTACATTGGTAGTTATTTTATATGGGTATATTTATCATCTATATACAAAAAGAAAAGATTCTGATGGGCATGATTATGAGGATTACGGCAATTTAGCACTTAAAGATGATGTGACTGATACTCCGGTATCGGCTATATCTGATGATAAAGAGAAATAG